One genomic window of Podarcis muralis chromosome 9, rPodMur119.hap1.1, whole genome shotgun sequence includes the following:
- the FOXM1 gene encoding forkhead box protein M1 isoform X4, translating to MLSSCQAEEGSAASSSTTSWQESFSERPPYSYMAMIQFAINSTEKKRMMLKDIYTWIEDHFPYFKHVAKPGWKNSIRHNLSLHDMFVRETSANGKISFWTIHPEANRYLTLDQVFKPLDVQSPASPGLLESQQKRHIPDLQKSMRGTSSRKNEPQTARRKMKPLLPRVNSYLVPIHFPLSQSVILQPSSKMPLPASQGASETMQSSKPVCIAPKVLPSSEEPTLLPAPIPIKEETCDGELSPFTSQQSIKQDTCWISKESFAAALHIKEESHNFHSNTWAPQFLPTAPTKVEPVQLGEQPDIVLPAPPAKQKRAFTALKSPSRSRLDTLVIKRQERQEMGRSRRKQHLALPSSEEPVLLQPTSRSESCTVGNDPPFATDTHPLESTSQFSCSQGEVIPFKSAIKEMFCKLPISSIPSKAPITTPAPFLATTDPWRLAPLVKEPSDLLCSPVRTPPTSLISLQGNLDILGLGSTPLRPSLCDSPQLPLLNAETNDMVSGPLTSSPATSKQSSPELQASALPENHSFLEGLILDTMNDSLSKILLDVSFPGLEDDNLGTDLSWSQLIPELK from the exons ATGTTGTCTTCTTGTCAGGCCGAGGAAGGTTCTGCAGCTTCTTCCTCTACTACCTCATGGCAGGAGTCCTTCTCCGAACGTCCCCCCTACTCCTACATGGCCATGATCCAGTTTGCCATCAACAGCACTGAGAAGAAGCGCATGATGCTGAAAGATATCTACACCTGGATTGAGGATCATTTCCCTTATTTCAAGCATGTAGCCAAGCCTGGCTGGAAG AACTCTATAAGGCACAATCTTTCTCTTCATGACATGTTTGTTCGAGAGACATCTGCCAATGGCAAAATCTCATTCTGGACCATTCACCCTGAAGCCAACCGCTATTTGACACTGGACCAAGTGTTCAAA CCACTGGATGTGCAGTCACCAGCATCACCCGGGCTCTTGGAATCA CAGCAAAAGCGGCACATTCCAGATCTACAGAAGAGTATGAGAGGCACTAGCAGTCGTAAAAATGAGCCACAGACTGCAC GCCGAAAAATGAAGCCCTTGCTGCCACGTGTCAACTCCTACCTAGTTCCAATTCACTTTCCTTTGAGTCAGTCCGTCATCCTTCAACCTTCTTCCAAGATGCctcttcctgcatcccagggTGCCTCAGAGACCATGCAGAGCAGCAAACCCGTGTGCATTGCTCCAAAG GTGTTGCCGTCCAGTGAAGAGCCAACCCTGCTCCCAGCTCCCATCCCCATCAAGGAGGAGACTTGTGATGGAGAGTTATCTCCATTTACATCCCAGCAGTCCATAAAGCAGGACACCTGTTGGATCAGCAAAGAATCATTTGCCGCAGCCCTGCATATAAAAGAGGAGAGTCACAACTTTCATTCCAACACATGGGCGCCTCAGTTCCTCCCCACAGCGCCTACAAAGGTAGAGCCAGTGCAACTGGGTGAACAACCAGACATAGTCCTTCCAGCCCCACCTGCAAAGCAGAAGAGAGCATTTACAGCTCTCAAGTCACCATCTCGGAGCAGGTTGGACACACTGGTTATAAAGAGACAAGAGAGGCAAGAAATGGGCAGATCCAGAAGGAAACAGCACTTAGCCCTGCCTTCCTCTGAAGAACCAGTCCTCCTGCAACCCACCAGTAGGTCAGAGTCATGCACGGTGGGAAATGACCCTCCCTTTGCAACAGATACTCATCCTCTGGAAAGTACATCTCAGTTTAGTTGCTCTCAGGGAGAAGTCATTCCTTTTAAATCTGCAATAAAAGAGATGTTCTGCAAGCTGCCCATTTCTTCCATACCTAGTAAAGCCCCCATAACCACCCCAGCACCATTCCTGGCAACTACTGACCCCTGGAGATTGGCACCTTTGGTCAAGGAACCTAGTGATCTGCTTTGCAGTCCTGTGAGAACTCCTCCAACCTCATTAATATCCCTTCAGGGGAACTTGGACATCCTGGGACTTGGCAGCACTCCCTTAAGGCCATCGTTATGTGATTCTCCACAGCTGCCACTCCTAAATGCAGAAACCAATGACATGGTCTCTGGGCCCTTGACGAGTTCTCCTGCAACCAGCAAACAGTCGTCCCCAGAGCTTCAAGCCTCTGCTCTTCCTGAAAACCATTCATTCTTGGAAGGCCTGATCCTGGACACCATGAATGACAGTTTGAGCAAAATCCTACTAGATGTCAGTTTTCCTGGCCTTGAGGATGACAACTTGGGTACTGATCTCAGTTGGTCACAGTTAATTCCTGAACTGAAATGA